The Thiovulum sp. ES sequence TGGATAACAGTGTTATTGAAGGTGTTGTCGGTCGGCAGATTGATGGGCATAAAAGTAAAATTCCAGCTCGACTCGATTTTATTCAGAGTGCGACAGGTCTTTTACTCGCTCTATTTATGTGGGGGCATATGTTCTTTGTCTCCTCTATTCTTGTTAGTGAAGATTGGATGTATACAATTACAGGAATGTTTGAACTAAAATTTCTTGTTGATGGTGGTTCTCCAATTATCGTAATTCTTGCAGTTGCTGTAATTTCAATTGCATTTGTAGCTCATGCTTTTGTGGCTGTGCGGAAATTTCCAAAAAAGTATCGACAATATCGTGCTTTTCGTTCTCATATGAAAATGATGAATCACATGGACACAAATCTATGGTTTCTTCAAGCGACAACTGGTTTTGCACTTTTCTTTTTAGGTTCAGTTCATCTCTATATTGTTTTTGTAAATCCAATGGACATTGGACCATATGCTTCGGCAGATCGGATTTGGTCAGAAATGATGTGGCCTCTCTACATTTTACTCCTAATTGCTGTGGAAATTCACGGAACAATTGGGCTTTACCGACTAATTATTAAATGGGGTTGGTTCTTAGGAAAAAATGAGAGAAAAAATCGTTTCAGACTTAAATTTCTGTTCGGTGCAATTTTAGTGTACCTCATCGTTCATGGTTCAATGACACTTTGGGCATACATGAAAATTGGAATGGAATTACAAGATAGCGGAAAAAGTGGCGAACGATACCACCCAACTGAAAAAATTTTTTAGGAGTCTAATTTGAGAATTAAATATAGTGATGTGCTTGTAATTGGTGGTGGTCTAGCTGGGCTACGAACTGCTATTGCAACTCAAAATCGTGGGTTTGAAACTCGTGTTTTAAGTCTTGTTCCTGTAAAAAGATCACACTCTGCTGCAGCACAAGGTGGAATGCAAGCAAGTCTTGCCAATAATGTTATGGGAAAAGGCGACAACGAAGATGTCCATTTCGCTGATACTGTAAAAGGTTCAGATTGGGCTTGTGACCAAAATGTAGCTCGAATGTTCACTCATGTCGCTCCAAAAGCTATTCGTGAATTAGCAGGTTGGGGTGTCCCTTGGAGTCGAGTCCGAAAAGGTGATAAAAGTATTGTCCGAAACGGAGAGCGAGAAACAATCACAGAAGCTGAAGATTCTCATGGTCTAATCGATTCTCGAGATTTTGGTGGAACAAAAAAGTGGCGAACAAACTTTACTTCTGATGCGACTGGACACACAATGCTTTATGCTGTTGCAAATGAAACGATGAGAGTCGGAGTTGATATTAAAGAGAAGAAAGAGGCAGTTCAGCTAATTTATAAAGATAATCAGTGTTTTGGTGCTGTTGTTGTTGATTTGGTTGATGGCTCAATGACTGCTTATGTTGCTCAAGCAACTGTAATTGCGACTGGTGGATACGGGCGAATTTACGAATCAACTACAAATGCAATTATTTGTGAGGGAACAGGTCAAGGTATGGCTCTTGAAACTGGAATCGCACAACTCGGAAATATGGAAGCTGTTCAATTTCACCCAACTGCAATTGTTCCGTCTGGAATTCTTGTTACAGAAGGTTGTCGTGGAGATGGTGGAGTTCTTCGAGATGTTGATGGATACCGATTTATGCCTGATTACGAACCAGAAAAAAAGGAACTTGCTTCTCGAGATGTTGTTTCAAGAAGAATGTTTGAGCATATCCAAAAAGGTAAAGGTGTCCCTTCTCCATACGGCGATCACCTATGGTTAGATATTTCAATTCTTGGACGAGAACACATCGAAAAAAACTTACGAGATGTTCAGGATATTTGTAAAAGTTTTCTTGGAATTGATCCAGCGGATAAAGGTAAAAAAGGGTGGATTCCAGTTCGACCAATGCAACACTATTCGATGGGTGGAGTCAAAACAAATTACAAAGGTGAGTCTCCGACTTTAAAAGGACTTTTTGCAGTTGGTGAAGCAGCAAACTGGGATATGCACGGATTTAATCGACTTGGTGGAAATTCAGTTGCTGAAACTGTTGTATCGGGAATGATTGTTGGTGAATATGTCGCAGATTTTTGTGAAAGCAATAAATTAGAAATTGATACAGACCACATTGAAGAAACAATTCGAGATTTTGATAGACAAATTGATGAAATTTTGGCAAATCCTGTTCCAAAAGATGGCGAATTAGACAATTACAAAATCAGGACTGAAATGCGAAAAATCATGATGGAAAAAGTTGGTATTTTCCGAAATGGTGAAGATATGCAAAAAGGCTATGACGAACTTGTAGAACTTTACAAGACTCTTCTTAAAACGGGAATTGAAAACAAAAGCAAAAGTGCAAATCCTGAACTTCGAGTTGCTTATCGAATGAGAAAAATGATGAAACTTGCAATTGTT is a genomic window containing:
- a CDS encoding fumarate reductase transmembrane subunit FrdD (PFAM: Succinate dehydrogenase/Fumarate reductase transmembrane subunit); this translates as MDNSVIEGVVGRQIDGHKSKIPARLDFIQSATGLLLALFMWGHMFFVSSILVSEDWMYTITGMFELKFLVDGGSPIIVILAVAVISIAFVAHAFVAVRKFPKKYRQYRAFRSHMKMMNHMDTNLWFLQATTGFALFFLGSVHLYIVFVNPMDIGPYASADRIWSEMMWPLYILLLIAVEIHGTIGLYRLIIKWGWFLGKNERKNRFRLKFLFGAILVYLIVHGSMTLWAYMKIGMELQDSGKSGERYHPTEKIF
- a CDS encoding fumarate reductase/succinate dehydrogenase, flavoprotein subunit FrdA (PFAM: domain; FAD binding domain~TIGRFAM: succinate dehydrogenase or fumarate reductase, flavoprotein subunitGram-negative/mitochondrial subgroup); translation: MRIKYSDVLVIGGGLAGLRTAIATQNRGFETRVLSLVPVKRSHSAAAQGGMQASLANNVMGKGDNEDVHFADTVKGSDWACDQNVARMFTHVAPKAIRELAGWGVPWSRVRKGDKSIVRNGERETITEAEDSHGLIDSRDFGGTKKWRTNFTSDATGHTMLYAVANETMRVGVDIKEKKEAVQLIYKDNQCFGAVVVDLVDGSMTAYVAQATVIATGGYGRIYESTTNAIICEGTGQGMALETGIAQLGNMEAVQFHPTAIVPSGILVTEGCRGDGGVLRDVDGYRFMPDYEPEKKELASRDVVSRRMFEHIQKGKGVPSPYGDHLWLDISILGREHIEKNLRDVQDICKSFLGIDPADKGKKGWIPVRPMQHYSMGGVKTNYKGESPTLKGLFAVGEAANWDMHGFNRLGGNSVAETVVSGMIVGEYVADFCESNKLEIDTDHIEETIRDFDRQIDEILANPVPKDGELDNYKIRTEMRKIMMEKVGIFRNGEDMQKGYDELVELYKTLLKTGIENKSKSANPELRVAYRMRKMMKLAIVATKGALDRKESRGAHSRTDFTKRDDANWLKRTLANWEKDSFEPAISYEDLDIMSMEIPPGFRGYGVKGNTIENSVTAEREEQIKKIREANPEMDRHQIQKEIMNFDLPEKYREKNERLGIGTE